DNA sequence from the Pirellulales bacterium genome:
AAGCACGAAGAAGAGTAACACGGTCACGTTGCGGAAGTTCCAGGCGAAGAGGATGGTCACGCCTGAAATCGCTCCCGATGCGCCGAGCATCGCGTGTCTCGGATTGCCGTACGTAAACCAATCAACTACGCACCATACGACCGACGCAAACACGGCGGTTACTAGGTAGAATCGCAAGAATTCGTAGCGGCCATAAACTTGTTCCACGCCGCGGCCGAAGATGAACAGGCCGAGCATGTTGAATAAGATGTGCCTGATATCTTTTGGATCGTGCGCAAACGCGGCGCTGAGAAATTTCCACCAATCCAACGGGTGCCACATCGTCCCGACGCTTACCTGCATATTCTCGGTCAACCAGTTGTCGGGCGTGAGCATGTTCAGCACATACAGCGCCACGTTCACCAGGATCAGGATGACCACCATCGAGCGTTCGGTACCGGGCCCAAAACCGAAGGCGTTCTGATCGTCGCGGTAGTATTCGCGGTCGTAGATTCCCATGCGTGACTTTGCGGTCGTTCGTTCAGGTTGATCGAGGGGCGGGTATCAGCGAGGTTCGCGGGGATGGCCCGAGGATTCTGGGCACGCCGCACAGTGCGTATCTTGGCCGGGTAGGGGTGGCGGCAGCAAGGGCGCTTGCCCTGTTGGCGAAAGAAGTTCGCCGCCGCGCGGCCGAGCAGGAGATGGAGAGAGAGCCGAAGCCGGCGTTGAAATGGGGCGATTACGGACGAACGGCGGCAGCGGCGGGCCGGGCCGATTGCAACTCGGCCAACTCCGCGGCCAGGCGCTTATTCTCGGCGAAAAGCCGATCGATGCCCGCCTGCACCTCGGCCAGCCTGGCGGCGACCTGCTCTTCGTGCTGGACGACGGCGTCACGTTCGCGCGTGTATTTGGCCAGCTCCGTCTCGAGCGCGGCGATTTGATCGCGCCGCGATTGCTCTTGCGCCAGTGCCGCCTTGTGCGCCGCCGTGACGTAGGCGAGGTCCTTCTTGGCGGCTTCGAGCTGGTCGATCTCGATCGTGCGCAGCCGTGCATCCTCGCGGAAGATCACGTCGTAGTCGCGCAACTTCCGCACGAATTTGCCCTCGACGACCTGCTCGGGCGGATCGTTCGGGTCGGCATCCTTGCCATCCT
Encoded proteins:
- a CDS encoding rhomboid family intramembrane serine protease, whose protein sequence is MGIYDREYYRDDQNAFGFGPGTERSMVVILILVNVALYVLNMLTPDNWLTENMQVSVGTMWHPLDWWKFLSAAFAHDPKDIRHILFNMLGLFIFGRGVEQVYGRYEFLRFYLVTAVFASVVWCVVDWFTYGNPRHAMLGASGAISGVTILFAWNFRNVTVLLFFVLPMPAWVAAVLFVLYDLFSAFSGTSLYGKDNVAYTAHLAGAAFACAYYQGGWNFGRLTGAFSSARALRRKPRLKVHDPREQEERPLQERVDAILEKISREGEASLTREERNTLEEASRRYQRRRQ